The Anaerobranca californiensis DSM 14826 genome has a segment encoding these proteins:
- a CDS encoding SHOCT-like domain-containing protein, producing the protein MNEEKLQVLKMIQEGKITPEEGMKLLAAVERDWGSLEGESKAKYLHIRVEDLDTGKKKVNLKIPFFLVNFGLKFLPKEAEGVSQRDLERVIEMARHGGIGEVLEVVDDEDRIKVKMWIE; encoded by the coding sequence TACAAGTCCTTAAGATGATTCAAGAAGGTAAAATAACCCCGGAAGAGGGGATGAAGTTACTGGCAGCGGTAGAAAGGGATTGGGGAAGCCTAGAGGGGGAGAGTAAAGCTAAGTACTTGCATATCAGGGTAGAAGATCTAGATACAGGGAAGAAAAAAGTTAATTTAAAAATCCCCTTCTTTTTAGTAAATTTCGGTTTAAAATTTTTACCTAAAGAAGCGGAAGGTGTGAGCCAAAGGGATTTAGAAAGGGTTATAGAAATGGCTAGACATGGTGGAATAGGAGAGGTTTTAGAAGTAGTTGATGATGAAGATAGGATTAAAGTGAAAATGTGGATAGAATAA